Proteins from one Chroococcidiopsis sp. CCMEE 29 genomic window:
- a CDS encoding amidohydrolase family protein, which translates to MYQGLAVIDADAHKLENPLVLRDYLEPEYRDRIGLVIDSLGDQRARIVDFNPATGKNDFMRMFPQPQGLGKGGFRNLHPDTTLGAMFNRLRIEHMNQEGVDVHVIYGTLNLIFSSLLDKDLAIALCRAYNSYMADDCRGYDNRLKPIGVLPLQDVDAAVAEMHRCINELGMISVAVAPNMPIPHPKAPEAFPDVRLCKTISHPDFRPILQAAADLDIGLGIHGGPGSYMVGGISDYTETFVLTHIFVQRNQQQLALARMVFDGAFEQFPTLRVGFLEGGCGWVPDLAHAFHEHWEKRIRDFDPKHPYRPSLMEFTKLMIQERGSHNNINLISQAKNLFDLLWNTKHDPTKIEDESLYEHYDLRHRDPMEYFERGQIFTSFESDDPGPAYLHIAMGEIGKRLACFSGDYGHWDGVLHNCVKDAAEVADYDPEHLGLLLAGNALALYGDRLRQSLPNYLLEQTSNLTSILD; encoded by the coding sequence ATGTATCAAGGTTTAGCAGTAATTGATGCAGATGCTCATAAGCTAGAAAATCCCTTGGTGCTGCGGGATTATCTGGAGCCAGAGTATCGCGATCGCATCGGTTTAGTCATTGACAGTCTCGGTGACCAACGGGCGCGGATTGTAGATTTTAATCCGGCAACAGGTAAAAACGACTTTATGCGGATGTTCCCGCAACCTCAGGGACTGGGTAAAGGTGGCTTTCGGAACCTGCATCCAGATACAACTTTGGGTGCGATGTTCAATCGCCTACGGATTGAACATATGAATCAGGAAGGCGTTGATGTTCACGTAATTTACGGCACACTTAACCTGATCTTCTCTAGCCTTTTAGATAAGGATCTAGCGATCGCCCTCTGCCGCGCCTACAACAGCTATATGGCTGATGACTGTCGAGGCTACGATAATCGACTCAAACCGATTGGTGTATTACCTCTCCAGGATGTGGATGCGGCTGTTGCTGAGATGCACCGCTGCATCAATGAACTTGGCATGATTAGCGTTGCTGTTGCTCCGAATATGCCAATTCCTCACCCTAAAGCACCTGAGGCTTTTCCGGATGTCCGGCTCTGCAAGACGATCAGCCATCCTGACTTTAGACCGATCCTTCAAGCTGCTGCTGATTTGGATATTGGGCTAGGCATTCACGGCGGACCAGGTTCTTACATGGTAGGTGGTATTTCCGACTACACCGAAACTTTTGTCCTGACCCACATCTTTGTGCAACGAAACCAGCAACAGTTGGCGCTTGCCCGAATGGTGTTTGATGGAGCCTTTGAGCAGTTTCCCACCCTGCGAGTTGGATTTTTAGAAGGTGGTTGTGGTTGGGTACCCGATTTAGCCCATGCTTTTCACGAGCATTGGGAAAAACGCATCCGTGACTTTGATCCTAAGCATCCCTATCGTCCCTCTCTGATGGAATTCACCAAACTGATGATTCAGGAAAGAGGTAGCCATAACAACATTAACCTAATTAGTCAAGCTAAAAACTTGTTCGATCTATTGTGGAATACTAAGCACGATCCCACAAAGATTGAGGATGAAAGCCTTTATGAGCATTACGATCTGCGTCATCGAGACCCCATGGAGTATTTTGAACGTGGTCAAATCTTTACCTCTTTTGAGTCAGACGATCCCGGTCCGGCTTATCTTCACATCGCGATGGGTGAGATAGGTAAGCGCTTGGCTTGCTTCTCTGGCGATTATGGTCACTGGGATGGCGTACTCCATAACTGTGTCAAAGATGCAGCTGAAGTTGCCGATTATGACCCAGAGCATCTAGGACTTTTGCTGGCTGGTAATGCTTTAGCTCTTTATGGCGATCGCCTGCGTCAATCCTTACCCAATTACCTATTAGAACAAACATCGAATCTGACCAGTATACTTGATTAA
- a CDS encoding Mpo1-like protein, with product MSYFREAKAHFVASHQHPINQFLHHLTNVLAIAAIVLLFYDWRLTIFCLVLTQVFALGGHAVFEKNEPAFMKYPVWITIPTSLIWSFENWFGLRHIWLYFKQKTA from the coding sequence TTGAGCTACTTCCGTGAGGCAAAAGCCCATTTTGTTGCGAGTCATCAGCATCCCATCAACCAATTTCTGCATCACTTGACTAATGTGCTGGCGATCGCAGCGATTGTCTTACTGTTTTATGATTGGCGATTGACAATTTTTTGCTTGGTGCTAACTCAAGTTTTTGCTCTCGGTGGACATGCCGTGTTTGAGAAGAATGAACCAGCTTTTATGAAGTATCCTGTCTGGATTACCATCCCTACATCCCTGATATGGTCATTCGAAAATTGGTTTGGTCTGCGCCACATCTGGCTCTACTTCAAGCAAAAAACTGCTTAA
- a CDS encoding leucyl aminopeptidase — translation MEIRAIDTPLLDWAGEGLALGLFEDAVELTGEIAQLDEKFAGVLKELIAETEFKGKEGSSAVTRVGGGSPIRKVMLVGLGKPDSLKLDTWRRAAAVVARLAKKEKCKRLGISLPVWNNDPTATAQAIAEGAQLALFQDNRFKSEPEDKGSGVDQIDLLGLEGQDEPIARANQICSGVILARELVAAPANAVTPVTMAETAQAIASEYGLQVEILEREDCEKLGMGAFLGVAQASDIPPKFIHLTYKPESTPKRKVAIIGKGVTFDSGGLNIKGAGSGIETMKMDMGGAATTLGAAKAIAQLKPDVEVHFISAVTENMISGHAMHPGDILKASNGKTIEVNNTDAEGRLTLADALVFAEKLGVDAIVDLATLTGACIIALGDDIAGLFSPDDGLATQLEKAAEAVGEKIWRMPMEEKYFEGLKSGIADMKNTGPRPGGSITAALFLQQFVKETAWAHLDIAGPVWTDKENGYNSSGATGFGVRTLVNWVLAEV, via the coding sequence ATGGAAATTCGAGCGATTGATACGCCACTGTTGGATTGGGCTGGGGAAGGCCTCGCTCTGGGTTTATTTGAAGATGCGGTGGAATTGACGGGTGAGATAGCCCAGCTAGATGAAAAGTTTGCTGGTGTCTTAAAGGAATTAATTGCTGAAACGGAATTTAAGGGCAAAGAAGGTAGCAGCGCTGTCACGCGGGTTGGCGGTGGTAGTCCTATTCGCAAAGTCATGTTGGTAGGACTAGGAAAACCAGACAGCCTAAAATTAGACACTTGGCGACGAGCAGCAGCTGTTGTTGCCCGGTTAGCTAAAAAGGAAAAGTGCAAAAGGTTGGGAATTAGTTTGCCGGTGTGGAATAATGACCCCACGGCAACAGCTCAAGCGATCGCAGAAGGCGCTCAACTAGCTTTGTTCCAAGACAATCGTTTTAAGTCTGAACCGGAAGATAAAGGTTCTGGCGTGGATCAAATTGATTTACTGGGACTGGAAGGTCAGGATGAGCCGATCGCCCGTGCAAATCAAATCTGCTCTGGTGTGATTTTGGCACGGGAACTTGTTGCTGCCCCAGCTAATGCGGTAACGCCAGTTACGATGGCAGAAACGGCACAAGCGATCGCCTCTGAATACGGACTTCAAGTGGAAATTTTAGAGCGCGAAGATTGTGAAAAATTGGGGATGGGTGCTTTCTTGGGTGTTGCCCAAGCTTCTGACATCCCTCCCAAATTTATTCACCTGACATATAAGCCAGAAAGCACCCCTAAGCGGAAGGTGGCGATCATTGGTAAAGGTGTAACTTTCGACTCTGGTGGTCTGAATATTAAAGGCGCTGGCAGCGGCATCGAAACAATGAAAATGGACATGGGCGGTGCAGCGACAACCTTGGGAGCAGCCAAAGCGATCGCTCAGCTAAAACCAGATGTTGAGGTTCACTTTATCAGTGCTGTGACGGAGAACATGATTAGTGGTCACGCCATGCATCCAGGTGATATTCTCAAAGCTTCCAATGGTAAAACAATTGAAGTCAACAATACAGACGCTGAAGGGCGGTTAACGCTGGCAGATGCCCTGGTGTTTGCCGAAAAGCTGGGCGTAGATGCGATCGTTGATTTAGCAACCTTGACTGGTGCTTGCATCATTGCCTTAGGAGACGACATTGCTGGTTTGTTTTCTCCCGATGATGGATTAGCTACCCAGTTAGAGAAAGCGGCTGAAGCCGTTGGGGAAAAAATTTGGCGGATGCCAATGGAAGAAAAGTATTTTGAAGGGCTGAAATCTGGCATTGCCGATATGAAGAATACCGGACCACGTCCTGGCGGCTCGATTACCGCAGCACTATTCCTGCAGCAGTTCGTTAAAGAAACTGCTTGGGCGCACCTCGATATTGCTGGTCCCGTATGGACAGACAAAGAAAACGGCTACAACAGTTCTGGGGCAACTGGCTTTGGTGTCAGAACACTGGTGAATTGGGTGTTGGCTGAAGTTTAA
- a CDS encoding acyltransferase — translation MQTRQDNRLKYEIRFPGLPLAVYREIAAHLRQVEGVETDLYPASSQQFDYNQSQVGGLWIQYNKTTSLESRELVDRILAYYQDRYVPLEEDSQAKP, via the coding sequence ATGCAGACAAGGCAAGACAACCGCTTGAAGTATGAAATTAGATTTCCTGGTCTACCTCTGGCTGTGTATAGGGAGATAGCAGCTCATCTACGTCAAGTGGAAGGGGTAGAAACAGATTTATACCCAGCATCATCACAGCAGTTTGATTACAACCAAAGCCAAGTTGGAGGCTTGTGGATTCAGTACAATAAAACAACTAGTTTAGAGAGTCGGGAGCTAGTAGATCGAATTTTGGCGTACTATCAGGATCGGTATGTTCCTTTAGAGGAAGATTCTCAGGCTAAACCGTGA
- a CDS encoding B12-binding domain-containing radical SAM protein — protein sequence MRVLLLYPLFPKSFWSFDKALELIGRKVSLPPLGMITVAAILPQTWEFRLVDRNVRLETEADWNWADLVIVSGMIVQKPDILHLIQEAKRRGKLVAVGGPYVTSVPEAVQAAGVDFLVLDEGEITLPLLVEALERGETSGIFSAGGEKPDVTSTPTPRFDLLELGAYNEMSVQFSRGCPFQCEFCDIIVLYGRKPRTKTPAQLLAELQTLYDLGWRRSVFMVDDNFIGNKRNVKLMLRELGPWMAAHNYPFRLSTEASVDLAQDEELLELMINANFTSVFLGIETPDTDSLSLTQKFQNTRNSLMESVQKINQAGLSVMAGFILGFDGERGGAGDRIIEFVEATAIPKAMFGMLQALPNTALWKRLQKEGRLLEASQETHGHQMTLTNFIPTRSPEELAREYVSCFWELYEPSRYLSRVYRHFIAMKPAPHKVPFRRLEPVELRAVLIICWRQGVKRNTRFQFWRQLFSIIRQNPSVFVPYLSNCALIEHFIDYRQIVRDEIEAQLAETAVQTANFQTQTPEAEVAVR from the coding sequence ATGCGAGTTTTACTCCTATATCCCCTCTTTCCTAAATCTTTCTGGTCTTTTGACAAAGCGCTAGAACTGATCGGGCGTAAAGTTTCGCTCCCCCCTCTGGGCATGATAACCGTCGCAGCTATCCTGCCCCAAACTTGGGAGTTCCGCTTGGTAGACCGCAATGTGCGGTTAGAGACTGAAGCAGATTGGAACTGGGCAGATTTAGTGATTGTCTCAGGCATGATTGTCCAGAAACCCGATATACTACACCTGATCCAGGAGGCGAAGCGACGCGGCAAACTGGTGGCGGTGGGTGGTCCTTATGTCACTTCCGTTCCTGAGGCGGTGCAGGCAGCCGGGGTGGACTTCTTGGTTTTGGATGAGGGTGAGATTACGCTGCCGCTCTTGGTTGAGGCTTTGGAACGAGGTGAAACCTCAGGAATATTCAGCGCTGGGGGTGAAAAGCCTGATGTCACTTCCACACCCACTCCGAGATTTGACCTGCTGGAGTTGGGAGCCTATAACGAGATGTCGGTGCAGTTTTCGCGGGGCTGCCCGTTCCAGTGCGAGTTCTGCGACATTATAGTGCTCTATGGGCGCAAGCCGCGTACCAAAACACCCGCGCAGCTGCTGGCTGAGTTGCAGACTCTGTATGACCTGGGCTGGCGGCGCTCAGTTTTTATGGTAGATGACAACTTCATCGGTAACAAGCGCAATGTTAAGCTCATGCTGCGTGAACTCGGTCCCTGGATGGCAGCACACAACTACCCTTTCCGCCTCTCAACCGAAGCTTCGGTAGATCTAGCACAGGATGAGGAATTGCTGGAACTGATGATCAATGCCAACTTCACATCGGTATTTTTGGGCATTGAGACACCCGATACGGATAGCTTATCCCTGACCCAAAAGTTTCAAAATACACGCAATTCTCTGATGGAATCGGTGCAAAAAATCAATCAGGCAGGCCTGAGTGTGATGGCCGGTTTTATCCTTGGCTTTGATGGTGAGAGGGGAGGAGCAGGCGATCGGATCATTGAGTTTGTAGAAGCTACGGCTATCCCTAAAGCAATGTTCGGTATGCTACAGGCTCTGCCCAATACGGCACTGTGGAAGCGACTCCAGAAGGAAGGTCGTCTACTGGAGGCGAGCCAAGAAACCCATGGTCACCAGATGACGCTGACTAACTTTATTCCCACCCGGTCTCCGGAAGAACTGGCGCGTGAGTATGTGAGCTGCTTCTGGGAACTGTATGAGCCCAGCCGTTACCTTTCACGGGTCTATCGCCACTTCATTGCAATGAAACCCGCTCCTCACAAAGTGCCGTTCCGGAGGCTGGAACCAGTGGAACTGCGAGCGGTGCTAATTATCTGCTGGCGACAGGGGGTCAAGCGCAACACACGCTTCCAGTTCTGGCGGCAGTTGTTCTCAATTATCCGGCAAAATCCAAGTGTGTTTGTGCCTTACCTAAGCAACTGCGCCCTGATTGAACACTTCATCGATTATCGCCAAATCGTGCGCGATGAAATTGAAGCCCAATTGGCTGAAACTGCCGTCCAAACAGCCAATTTTCAGACTCAAACTCCTGAGGCTGAGGTTGCTGTGCGTTAA
- a CDS encoding RNA polymerase sigma factor SigF codes for MVLTYTELKRESVQLLREYQQSRSAATRNQLVTLNLGLVRKEAHFWSNQCTESYDDLLQVGSMGLITAIERFDLSKSHAFSSFAVPYIRGEIQHYLRDKGVMVRIPRRWLALQQQAVGIVHELRQKYNRQPTDTEVAATLEISVAEWQEIKLAWANRCPLSLDTPVQNAEDGLICLGEMVPDHQYRSFQLAQEDQMRLQQALVQLEKRTHEVLKFVFFYDLTQKEVAEQLGISVVTVSRYLKKGLASLKQLMVGSDD; via the coding sequence ATGGTGCTAACTTATACTGAATTGAAACGTGAGAGTGTTCAGTTGCTGCGAGAATATCAACAGTCTCGATCTGCTGCTACTCGAAACCAGTTAGTGACACTTAATTTAGGACTGGTAAGGAAAGAAGCACACTTCTGGAGCAATCAATGCACTGAAAGCTATGATGACTTGCTTCAGGTGGGTTCTATGGGATTAATTACAGCGATCGAACGGTTTGATCTGTCTAAGAGCCATGCCTTTAGTTCGTTTGCTGTTCCCTACATTCGGGGCGAAATTCAGCATTATCTGCGGGATAAAGGTGTCATGGTCCGAATTCCCCGGCGCTGGCTAGCACTACAGCAGCAAGCAGTCGGAATTGTCCACGAATTGCGCCAGAAGTACAACCGCCAACCAACTGATACTGAAGTAGCAGCAACACTAGAGATTTCTGTAGCGGAATGGCAAGAAATCAAACTGGCGTGGGCTAACCGCTGTCCTTTAAGCTTAGATACTCCAGTACAAAATGCAGAAGATGGGTTAATCTGTCTGGGAGAAATGGTTCCCGATCACCAGTATCGCAGTTTTCAGCTAGCCCAAGAAGACCAGATGCGCCTGCAACAAGCTCTGGTTCAGTTAGAGAAGCGCACCCACGAAGTATTAAAGTTTGTGTTTTTTTATGACTTGACGCAAAAAGAGGTGGCAGAACAGTTAGGTATTAGTGTTGTGACTGTTTCTCGTTATCTCAAAAAGGGGCTTGCCTCTTTGAAGCAGTTAATGGTTGGATCAGACGATTAA
- a CDS encoding photosystem II manganese-stabilizing polypeptide, whose amino-acid sequence MRYRALIVALLALCLGVITACSEGPTSAGGRDLLTYDQIRGTGLANKCPQLTETSRGSIAIDPNQSYRMVELCLEPTTFFVKEEPVNKRKEAEFVSGKLLTRYTSTIDQVQGKLNVNEDRSLTFVEEDGLDFQAITVQLPGGERVPFLFTIKGLVAQSQPGLTSVNTSTDFEGKFKVPSYRSAAFLDPKGRGVVTGYDAAVALPAGSDNEELTRANVKQAETLNGRISLQIAKVDSSTGEIAGTFESEQPSDTDLGAAEPKEVKVRGLFYARVEPTQA is encoded by the coding sequence ATGAGGTATCGCGCTTTAATTGTTGCACTCCTAGCTTTGTGTTTAGGAGTAATAACTGCTTGTAGTGAGGGTCCTACATCTGCTGGTGGTAGGGATTTACTCACATATGACCAGATCAGAGGTACTGGTCTTGCTAACAAATGTCCGCAACTGACAGAAACAAGTCGCGGCTCGATCGCAATCGATCCGAATCAGTCCTATAGAATGGTTGAGCTGTGCTTAGAGCCAACCACTTTCTTTGTTAAAGAAGAACCCGTCAACAAACGCAAAGAAGCAGAATTTGTTTCCGGTAAATTGTTGACGCGCTATACCTCCACTATTGACCAGGTACAAGGCAAACTGAACGTAAACGAGGATCGTAGCTTAACCTTTGTGGAAGAAGATGGTCTCGACTTCCAAGCCATTACCGTTCAATTACCTGGTGGGGAGCGAGTGCCTTTCTTATTCACTATTAAAGGCTTAGTTGCTCAAAGCCAACCGGGGTTGACGAGTGTAAATACTTCCACGGACTTTGAAGGCAAGTTCAAAGTTCCCTCTTACCGTTCAGCTGCCTTCCTCGATCCAAAAGGTCGCGGTGTAGTCACTGGTTATGACGCTGCGGTGGCGCTTCCCGCCGGATCGGATAACGAAGAACTCACCCGTGCCAATGTCAAACAGGCTGAAACCCTAAATGGCAGGATTTCTCTCCAAATTGCCAAAGTAGATAGCAGCACAGGTGAAATTGCTGGGACATTCGAGAGTGAACAGCCTTCTGATACAGATTTGGGAGCAGCTGAACCCAAGGAAGTCAAGGTTCGTGGTCTGTTTTATGCTCGGGTTGAGCCAACACAGGCATAA
- the pruA gene encoding L-glutamate gamma-semialdehyde dehydrogenase, whose protein sequence is MVLQVQKSTYEAKTQEIAKQLLAATRENRSFFASLRDQMRWDDKLLAWAMGNPGLRVQLFRFIDCLPALRSKSEIAAHLKEYLGDESVELPAALKGILNFANPDSMPGQVAATTVATAVETLAHKYIAGENIKQVIKTVERLRKEKMAFTIDLLGEAVITEAEAQSYLNRYLELVSQLAAEAKTWTPIAAIDQANGEDIPQVQVSVKLTAFYSQFDPLDAQGSQERVSDRIRILLRHGQKLGAAVHFDMEQYAYKDITLSILKQLLMEEEFRSRTDVGITIQAYLRDSQQDLRDLIAWAKQRGYPLTVRLVKGAYWDQETIKAAQKDWSQPVYNNKAETDANFEALTQLLLENHEYLYSAIGSHNVRSQAHAISIAETLNIPRRRFEMQVLYGMGDKLAKALVDRGYRVRVYCPYGELLPGMAYLIRRLLENTANSSFLRQSLEERPIEELLAPPVVKDAEKLVKEIPASPRPRVSASSFFNAADTDYAEIEARERSQQAFQQVRKQLGKTYLPLINGEYQPTQENIDSLNPSNYTEVIGQVGLISVEQAEQAVQAAKAAFPMWQRTPVRQRAGVLRKAADLMEQRRAELASWIVLEVGKPVREADAEVSEAIDFCRYYAAEMERLEPGYNYDLPGEINRYYYQPRGVAVVISPWNFPLAIATGMTVAALVAGNCTLLKPAETSTVIAAKLTEILVEAGIPKGVFQFVPGKGSKVGAYLVKHPDVHLIAFTGSQAVGCRIYADAAIVQAKQKHLKRVIAEMGGKNAIIVDESADLDQAVVGVVQSAFGYSGQKCSAASRVIVLEPIYENFLRRLVEATRSLNLGETELPSTQVGPVIDATARDRIREYIEQGKAEAQVELELPAPDTGYFIGPAIFSEVPPNATIAQEEIFGPVVAVIRVKDFQEAIAVANNTNFALTGGIYSRTPSHIQLAQEQFEVGNLYINRTTTGAIVARQPFGGSKLSGIGSKAGGPDYLLQFLEPRTVTENIQRQGFAPIEGAD, encoded by the coding sequence GTGGTATTACAAGTACAAAAAAGCACCTACGAAGCTAAAACACAAGAAATTGCCAAACAACTCCTAGCCGCTACGCGGGAGAATCGCTCGTTTTTTGCCTCCTTGCGAGACCAAATGCGCTGGGATGATAAGCTACTCGCTTGGGCAATGGGTAATCCAGGACTACGGGTGCAGTTGTTTCGCTTCATTGACTGTCTGCCTGCACTGCGTAGCAAGTCGGAAATTGCGGCTCACTTAAAAGAATATCTAGGCGATGAGTCAGTTGAACTCCCAGCAGCTCTGAAAGGAATACTTAATTTTGCTAACCCAGATTCGATGCCAGGACAGGTAGCGGCGACAACAGTTGCTACAGCGGTTGAAACCCTGGCTCATAAATATATTGCTGGAGAAAATATTAAACAGGTAATCAAGACGGTTGAGCGCTTGCGGAAGGAAAAAATGGCATTTACCATTGACCTTCTGGGAGAAGCAGTGATTACAGAAGCAGAGGCGCAGTCATATCTGAATCGCTACCTGGAATTGGTTAGCCAACTAGCGGCAGAGGCAAAGACATGGACACCGATCGCAGCCATTGACCAAGCGAATGGAGAAGATATACCACAAGTTCAAGTTTCCGTCAAGCTAACGGCGTTTTACTCTCAGTTTGACCCTCTAGATGCTCAGGGCAGTCAGGAGCGAGTGAGCGATCGCATCCGTATACTGTTGCGTCACGGTCAAAAGTTAGGGGCAGCTGTTCACTTTGATATGGAACAGTACGCCTACAAAGACATTACCCTCTCTATCCTCAAACAACTATTAATGGAAGAGGAATTTCGCTCACGCACAGATGTAGGTATAACTATCCAGGCGTATTTGCGTGACAGTCAGCAAGATCTGCGGGATTTAATTGCCTGGGCAAAACAGCGTGGCTATCCTCTAACAGTGCGCTTGGTCAAGGGTGCTTATTGGGATCAGGAAACAATTAAGGCAGCTCAGAAAGATTGGTCACAGCCAGTTTACAACAACAAAGCGGAAACAGATGCGAATTTTGAGGCACTCACCCAACTATTGCTAGAAAATCACGAGTACCTTTACTCAGCAATTGGCAGTCATAACGTGCGATCGCAAGCTCACGCGATCTCCATCGCTGAAACCCTCAACATCCCCCGTCGTCGGTTTGAAATGCAAGTCCTCTACGGCATGGGGGATAAGCTAGCAAAAGCCTTGGTTGATCGGGGTTATCGAGTGCGGGTGTATTGCCCTTATGGTGAACTGCTACCAGGGATGGCTTACCTGATTCGGCGGTTGCTGGAAAACACAGCCAACAGTTCCTTTCTACGTCAAAGCCTAGAAGAACGCCCAATTGAGGAACTACTAGCACCCCCAGTTGTAAAAGACGCGGAGAAGTTGGTTAAAGAAATCCCCGCGTCCCCGCGTCCCCGTGTCTCCGCGTCCTCTTTCTTCAATGCAGCAGATACAGACTACGCAGAAATAGAAGCAAGAGAGCGATCGCAACAAGCATTTCAACAAGTTCGTAAACAACTGGGTAAAACTTATTTGCCGCTGATTAATGGTGAATATCAACCGACCCAGGAAAACATTGATTCCCTCAATCCCTCTAACTACACAGAGGTAATTGGTCAAGTTGGACTAATCTCAGTTGAACAGGCAGAACAGGCGGTACAGGCGGCAAAAGCTGCCTTCCCCATGTGGCAACGTACACCCGTAAGGCAACGTGCTGGAGTATTGCGTAAAGCTGCTGATTTAATGGAACAACGACGAGCAGAATTAGCCAGTTGGATTGTCCTGGAAGTCGGCAAGCCAGTGCGGGAAGCAGATGCAGAGGTATCAGAGGCAATTGACTTCTGCCGCTACTACGCTGCGGAAATGGAACGGCTAGAGCCAGGTTACAATTACGACCTACCTGGAGAAATAAATCGCTATTACTACCAGCCGCGTGGTGTTGCTGTGGTGATTTCGCCCTGGAATTTCCCCTTAGCGATCGCGACTGGCATGACAGTTGCAGCCCTTGTTGCTGGTAACTGCACTCTCCTTAAGCCGGCTGAGACATCCACGGTGATTGCGGCGAAACTGACCGAAATTCTAGTAGAAGCTGGAATACCAAAAGGAGTATTTCAGTTTGTGCCAGGGAAAGGCTCAAAAGTAGGCGCTTACCTCGTTAAGCATCCCGATGTCCACTTGATTGCTTTTACTGGTTCTCAGGCGGTGGGTTGCCGAATCTATGCAGATGCAGCAATAGTACAAGCAAAGCAGAAGCACCTGAAGCGAGTAATCGCTGAAATGGGTGGCAAGAACGCCATCATTGTGGATGAAAGTGCTGACCTGGATCAAGCAGTCGTCGGGGTTGTGCAATCGGCTTTTGGTTACAGCGGTCAAAAGTGTTCTGCTGCATCAAGGGTGATTGTGCTGGAACCGATTTATGAAAACTTTTTGCGGCGTTTAGTTGAAGCCACGCGATCGCTCAATCTTGGCGAAACCGAGTTGCCGAGTACTCAGGTTGGTCCGGTGATTGATGCTACAGCTAGAGATCGAATCCGCGAGTATATTGAGCAAGGTAAAGCAGAAGCACAAGTAGAGCTGGAACTGCCAGCACCCGACACCGGATATTTTATTGGTCCGGCGATCTTCAGTGAAGTTCCCCCGAACGCTACGATTGCTCAAGAAGAAATTTTTGGTCCAGTTGTGGCAGTGATTCGAGTGAAGGATTTTCAGGAAGCGATCGCCGTTGCCAACAATACAAATTTCGCCCTGACAGGTGGAATTTACTCCCGGACACCATCCCATATTCAGCTAGCACAAGAGCAATTTGAAGTGGGTAACTTATATATCAATCGCACAACTACGGGTGCGATCGTGGCACGGCAACCGTTTGGTGGTTCTAAACTTTCTGGGATCGGTTCTAAAGCAGGCGGTCCCGACTACTTGCTCCAATTTCTAGAACCGCGCACAGTGACAGAGAATATTCAACGCCAAGGCTTTGCCCCAATTGAAGGTGCAGATTAG